A DNA window from Luteitalea sp. contains the following coding sequences:
- a CDS encoding 50S ribosomal protein L1 yields MSQVGKKYQAASAQVEARPYALEDAIPLIQRLKYSRFDETVEVALRLGVDPKHADQMVRGTVVLPHGLGKKKRVLVIAGADKQREAEEAGADVVGGEEIVERILGGWLEFDAVVATPDVMRSVGRLGKVLGPRGLMPNPKTGTVTADVVRAVREIKAGKVEFRVDRTGIVHAPIGKVSFATENLVANAHALVDSVLKAKPAAAKGKYVKGITVSSTMGPGVLIDASHVDALAKH; encoded by the coding sequence ATGTCGCAAGTAGGCAAGAAGTACCAGGCGGCCAGCGCGCAGGTCGAGGCGCGGCCCTACGCCCTCGAGGATGCCATTCCTCTGATTCAGCGGCTGAAATATTCGAGGTTCGACGAGACCGTTGAGGTGGCGCTGCGCCTTGGCGTCGATCCCAAGCACGCGGACCAGATGGTGCGCGGTACGGTGGTGCTGCCGCATGGCCTTGGGAAGAAGAAGCGTGTCCTCGTTATCGCCGGTGCTGATAAGCAGAGGGAGGCAGAGGAGGCGGGCGCCGACGTCGTCGGGGGCGAGGAGATCGTCGAGCGGATTCTGGGCGGATGGCTGGAGTTCGACGCAGTCGTTGCTACCCCAGACGTCATGCGCAGCGTCGGTCGACTCGGTAAAGTGCTCGGCCCGCGTGGCCTCATGCCGAATCCCAAGACTGGAACCGTGACCGCCGACGTCGTACGGGCAGTTCGCGAGATCAAGGCGGGTAAGGTGGAGTTCCGTGTCGATCGAACCGGGATCGTCCACGCGCCGATTGGCAAAGTCTCCTTTGCCACGGAGAACCTGGTGGCAAACGCGCACGCCTTGGTCGACAGCGTGCTGAAGGCAAAACCGGCGGCGGCCAAGGGGAAGTACGTCAAGGGGATTACCGTCTCTTCGACCATGGGGCCCGGCGTGCTCATCGACGCGAGCCACGTGGACGCATTGGCCA